One Malania oleifera isolate guangnan ecotype guangnan chromosome 10, ASM2987363v1, whole genome shotgun sequence genomic region harbors:
- the LOC131165261 gene encoding transcription repressor OFP13: protein MSKKLMKIPSLFKNRGDPKHHPWQWPSCKHPKTHSFRAGGETMFRTVNSVFLDGVDTPESLFTNSSESASCWMELEELCSGEESLEMIVRGGARAERLFFEPRGGTSSILEAAKAGGESPFGESVMLAMESEDPYGDFRRSMEEMVECHGLKDWEYLEQLLGCYLRMNGRNNHGFIVGAFIDLLFGLSSSSDAGSASSFSTAVSSLSSPLSAASSSSFGGQKESSVKEKMVVMPEPM, encoded by the coding sequence ATGAGCAAGAAATTAATGAAGATCCCTTCTCTGTTCAAGAACAGGGGAGACCCAAAGCACCATCCATGGCAGTGGCCTTCCTGCAAGCACCCCAAGACGCATTCTTTCCGGGCCGGCGGCGAGACCATGTTCCGGACTGTGAACTCTGTCTTCCTCGACGGGGTCGACACGCCTGAGTCGTTGTTCACGAACTCGTCGGAGTCGGCCAGTTGCTGGATGGAATTGGAGGAGCTCTGTTCCGGCGAGGAGTCCCTGGAGATGATCGTGCGCGGCGGGGCGCGGGCAGAGAGGTTGTTCTTCGAGCCACGCGGCGGCACGAGCTCGATCCTGGAGGCGGCGAAGGCCGGCGGAGAGTCTCCGTTCGGGGAAAGCGTGATGCTGGCTATGGAGTCGGAGGATCCGTATGGGGATTTTCGGAGGTCCATGGAGGAGATGGTGGAGTGTCACGGGTTGAAGGATTGGGAGTACTTGGAGCAGTTGCTGGGGTGCTATCTGAGGATGAATGGGAGAAATAATCATGGATTTATAGTGGGGGCCTTCATTGATTTGCTGTTTGGTCTTTCTTCTAGCTCCGACGCTGGTTCTGCTAGTTCTTTTTCCACTGCTGTTTCTTCTCTGTCTTCTCCTCTTTCTGCTGCTTCGTCTAGTTCGTTTGGTGGCCAGAAGGAGAGTAGCGTGAAAGAGAAGATGGTCGTGATGCCTGAGCCTATGTAG
- the LOC131166544 gene encoding secreted RxLR effector protein 161-like, which translates to MEHWKAAKKVLRYLKGTRHCMLTYKRTDQLEVVGYSDSDFAGCVNSRKSMYGYLFLLAGGAISWKSAKQTIIAASTMEAEFVACFEATILALWLRNFISGLGIVDTIFFSKNDKYSNGATHMKLKYLAVKEEVRKQTVLIEHIRTELMMADPLTKGLTQKAFKEHADHMGLCCNP; encoded by the exons AGGAACCAGACACTGTATGCTCACATATAAGAGAACAGATCAGTTGGAGGTGGTTGGCTACTCTGACTCAGATTTTGCTGGATGCGTTAATAGTCGTAAGTCAATGTATGGCTATTTGTTCCTGTTAGctggaggagcaatatcatggaaaaGCGCTAAACAAACTATCATAgcagcatctactatggaagctgaatttgtggcgTGCTTTGAGGCCACGATTCTGGCTTTGTGGTTGCGGAACTTTATCTCAGGACTTGGGATTGTCGACA caatctttttctccaaaaacgaCAAATACTCTAATGGTGCTACGCATATGAAGCTAAAGTATTTGGCCGTTAAGGAGGAAGTTCGGAAACAGACAGtacttatagaacatataaggacTGAGCTCATGATGGCAGATCCTTTAACGAAAGGATTGACACAAAAGGCATTTAAAgaacatgctgatcacatgggtctttgttgtaatccttAA